The genomic DNA CCGCCCAACGGCCACCCGTGATGGCCAGGACCGAGGTGCCCCCGCCGATCAGGACCGCCCACAGCCAGGTGTGCGTCAGCGTGCGGTGCCCGCCGGAGCGGCGCGGGTCGCCCCGCTTCCTCGTGGCCTTGTAGACGCTGTAGGACAGCTTGTCGACGATCTCGCACAGCCCCCGTGAGACCGGTCCGAAGGCCCGGGAGATGGTGGCCGCCTTGTGGTCGAGATCGGGGGCCAGCGCCGCTCCGGCACAGATCAGGGCTCCGGCGAGCAGCACCGGCCAGGGCATCGGATGTCCCGCGGCGGCGGTCGCCGCCCCGACGCCGAGCCACGCCGCGGCGCCCGAGAGTGAGTGTGCTGGTCCCATCATCGCCGTTGCCCGCCCCATTCCTCGTGTACCGCTGTGCAGTTGTCCGGATCCGCGGTTGCCGCGTCGGCGACCCAGCGTAGCGTTCGTGATCTTCATGCGGACAGCCGATTCCCCCATCACGACCCGGGACAGGCAAGATGGGGGCGTGACCCTCATCGATCAGCTGCCGCGGACCGCCGACCCCGATGCCTTGTACGAAGCCTTCGAGGCGTGGGCCCAGGAACGCGGTCTCACGCTCTACCCCCATCAGGAGGAGGCGCTGATCGAGGTGGTCTCCGGCGCGAACGTGATCGTGTCCACCCCCACCGGTTCCGGTAAGAGCATGATCGCGGCCGGCGCGCACTTCGCCGCTCTGGCCCGGGACGAGGTCACCTTCTACACGGCTCCGATCAAGGCGCTGGTGTCGGAGAAGTTCTTCGAGCTGTGCAAGATCTTCGGCACCGAGAACGTGGGCATGCTGACCGGCGACGCCTCGGTGAACTCCGACGCCCCGGTCATCTGCTGCACCGCCGAGGTCCTGGCGTCGATCGCGCTGCGTGACGGCAGGCACGCGGACATCGGCCAGGTCGTCATGGACGAGTTCCACTTCTACGCGGAGCCGGACCGTGGATGGGCCTGGCAGATTCCCCTGCTGGAACTGCCGCAGGCCCAGTTCGTCCTGATGTCGGCGACGCTCGGCGACGTCTCCTTCTTCGAGAAGGACCTGGCGCGCCGCACCGGGCGTCCCACCGCGGTGGTCCGCTCGGCCACCCGTCCGGTGCCGCTGTCCTACGAATTCCGCTACACCCCGCTCACCGAGACGCTCACCGATCTGCTGGCGGCCCGCCAGGCCCCGGTGTACATCGTGCATTTCACCCAGGCGCAGGCCGTGGAGCGGGCGCAGGCGCTGATGAGCATCAACATGTGCACGCGTGAGGAGAAGGAACGGATCGCCGAGCTGATCGGCAACTTCCGCTTCACCACGAAGTTCGGCCGCAATCTCTCCCGGTACGTGCGGCACGGCATCGGGGTCCACCATGCCGGCATGCTGCCCAAGTACCGGCGGCTGGTGGAGAAGCTCGCGCAGGCGGGCCTGCTGAAGGTGATCTGCGGGACGGACACGCTCGGTGTGGGCGTCAACGTCCCGATCCGGACCGTGCTGTTCACCGCCTTGACCAAGTACGACGGCACCCGGGTCCGCACGCTGAGGGCCAGGGAGTTCCACCAGATCGCCGGCCGGGCCGGGCGCGCCGGGTTCGACACGGAGGGCTTCGTCGTCGCCCAGGCGCCCGAGCACGTCGTCGAGAACGAGAAGGCGCTCGCCAAGGCCGGTGACGACCCGAAGAAGCGGCGGAAGGTCGTCCGGAAGAAGGCTCCCGAGGGGTTCGTCGCCTGGTCGGAGAGCACGTTCGACAAGCTCATCGGCTCGGAGCCGGAGCCGCTGACGTCCCGCTTCCGGGTCACCCACACCATGCTGCTGTCGGTGATCGCCCGCCCGGGCGACGCGTTCTCCGCGATGCGGCACCTGCTGGAGGACAATCACGAGCCGCGCAGGCAGCAGCTCAGGCACATCCGGCGGGCTATCGCCATCTACCGCTCGCTGCTGGACGGCGGCATCGTGGAGAAGCTCGACCAGCCGGACGCGGAGGGGCGCATCGTGCGTCTCACGGTGGACCTGCAGCAGGACTTCGCGCTGAACCAGCCGCTGTCGACGTTCGCCCTGGCCGCCTTCGAACTGCTGGACCCGGAGTCGCCTTCGTACGCGCTGGACATGGTGTCGGTCGTGGAGTCCACGCTGGACGACCCGCGGCAGATCCTCGCCGCCCAGCAGAACAAGGCCCGCGGTGAGGCCGTGGCCGCGATGAAGGCGGACGGCGTCGAGTACGAGGAGCGCATGGAGCGCCTCCAGGACATCACGTACCCGAAGCCCTTGGAGGAGCTGCTCTTCCACGCCTACGACACGTACCGCAGGAGCCACCCCTGGGTCGGTGACCACCCGCTGTCCCCGAAGTCGGTCATCCGCGACATGTACGAACGGGCGCTGACCTTCACGGAGCTGGTCTCGCACTACGAACTGGCCCGCACCGAGGGCATCGTGCTGCGCTACCTGGCGAGCGCCTACAAGGCCCTCGACCACACCGTGCCGGACGACCTCAAGTCCGAGGACCTGCAGGACCTGATCGAGTGGCTCGGCGAGATGGTGCGCCAGGTCGACTCCAGTCTCCTCGACGAGTGGGAGCAGCTCGCCAATCCGGAGGAGATGACCGCCGAGGAGGCTCAGGAGAAGGCCGATCAGGTACGCCCGGTCACGGCCAACGCTCGTGCCTTCCGTGTGCTGGTCCGCAACGCCATGTTCCGCCGTGTCGAGCTCGCCGCCCTGGACCAGGTCGGTGAGCTGGGCGAGATGGATGCCGACGCGGGCTGGGACGCCGACGCGTGGGGCGAGGCCATGGACAAGTACTGGGACGAGTACGACGACCTCGGCACCGGCCCCGACGCCCGCGGTCCGAAGCTGCTGATCATCGAGGAGGAGCCGCAGAACGGGCTGTGGCGCGTGCGGCAGATCTTCGACGACCCGAACGACGACCACGACTGGGGCGTCAGTGCGGAGGTCGACCTCACCGCCTCCGACGCGGAGGGCCGCGCGGTCGTCCGAGTCACGGATGTCGGCCAGCTGTGAGCACAGGAGAACCCCACGCATGACGAATCCGGCCGAGAGCCTCGTCGCCCTGCTCGACCTGGAGCAGATCGAGGTCAACATCTTCCGTGGCCGCAGCCCCGAGGAGTCGCTGCAGCGGGTCTTCGGCGGCCAGGTGGCCGGCCAGGCCCTGGTCGCCGCGGGCCGCACCACCGACGGTGACCGCCCGGTGCACTCGCTGCACGCGTACTTCCTGCGTCCGGGACGCCCGGGGGTGCCCATCGTGTACCAGGTCGAACGGGACAGGGACGGACGGTCGTTCACCACCCGCAGGGTCACCGCCGTGCAGCAGGGCCGCACGATCTTCACGCTCACCGCCTCCTTTCACAAGCCTGAGCAGGGGAGTTTCGAGCACCAGTTGCCGCCGGCCCGCGAGGTCCCCGATCCGGAGTCCCTGCCGACGGTCGCCGACGAGGTACGGGAGCACCTCGGCGCACTGCCGGAGCAGCTGGAGAGGATGGCCCGCCGTCAGCCCTTCGACATCCGCTACGTCGACCGGCTTCGCTGGAGCGCCGAGGACGTCGAGGGCGCCGAGCCCCGCAGCGCCGTGTGGATGCGCGCCGTCGGGCCGCTGGGCGACGACCCGCTCGTGCACACCTGCGCCCTGACCTACGCCAGTGACATGACGCTGCTGGATGCCGTGCGCATCCCGGTGGAGCCGCTGTGGGGTCCCCGGGGGTTCGACATGGCGTCCCTGGACCACGCCATGTGGTTCCACCGGCCGTTCCGGGCCGACGAGTGGTTCCTGTACGACCAGGAGTCGCCGATCGCGACCGGCGGGCGTGGGCTGGCCCGTGGGCGGATCTACGACAGGGAAGGACGCATGCTGGTCTCCGTCGTCCAGGAGGGGCTGTTCCGCGCCCTGTAGGTCAGGAGTCTCTGCGCCACAGCCTGCCGAACAGGCCGCTCAGCCGCCCCGGTCGCTTCGCCGCCCGCGGTGCGGCGTTCTCCGCCTCGGGCGGCACCGGTGCCGCCGGCTCGCGCGGCGGGGATTCCGGACCGGGCGGGTGCGGCGCGACGTGCCCGGCCGTGCGGGGCGCCGGAAGATGGCGGCGGGCCGTGTCCAACGCGGCCGCCAGGTCCGAGCGGAGCCAGTCGATCTCGTCCGGGTCGCCGGCCGTGACGATCTCCTCGGCGAGCTGCGCGGCCGGGGAGCCCGGCGACCCGTGCGTGGGGAGTGCGGGGCGGAACCGGCGCAGATGGGTGCGCTCGTAGGGATCCGTGACGACGTCCGCGATCTCGGCGGCGTCGAGCAGCGACGCCACCGCCGCGGCCCGGGCCCACGGGTCGTCCGCCTGCCGGAGCAGGAATCCCAGGTGCCTGCCCCGCCAGTTGCGGGGGCGCAGGTCGAGCCCCTCCCCCAGTTGGTCCCGCAGGCCTTCGGGCGTGCGGCCCGTCAGCAGTGCGGTGTTGCGCTCGTCGGCCCTGAACTGCCTCAGCTCCTCGGCCGGATACAGCCAGACGACGGCGCGGTACCGGTTGACGTAGAACTTCACGGGCACCAGCAGCCCGAGCCGGGCGAGACGGGTGAACCGGGCCGTGGTCACGTCCATGAGGGCCGCGCCCTCCGTGGTCCCGACGGTATGGACAGCGGCCCGCAGCACCTCGGGGAAGCCGTCCGCCGCCCGGATCCGGTCGATCTCGTCGCGGGGGACGCGCCGCCCGCCTCCTCCGTCGTCGGGGACCGTGCGGACCCGGCCGAGGTGCACGGCGAGGTCGAACTCGCTGCGCCTGAGGCCCAGTTCCCGAGCCGCGCGATGACACGTGACCGCGGCGCCCCGGGTAGTGCCGGTCTGCTCGCCGGCCGCTGCGACGTTGTGCGTGATGGTGTTGCCGGACATGGTTCGTCTCCCCCGTGGAGTGTGTGGCCGGCGCCGTCCGCGCCCGCCGACACAAAAACCGTAGCCGCAACCGCGACATCCGTGGCGAGCCTGTGGACAACTCTGATGCCAACCATCGGGGACACCGAAAGCGCAGGTCAGGGCTCGGTGGGTGATATACGTCCCGGCTGCCGCGCGTCGACGTCGAGGTGCTCACCCACCCGGTTCACGAGCAGTGTCATCTCGTAGGCGATCTGCCCGATGTCGACCTCCGCCCCGCTGAGCACGCACAGGCAACTGCCCGAGCCCGCCGCGGTGACGAACAGGACGGCGTCGTCGAACTCGACCATCGTCTGCCGTACCTGGCCGGCGCCGAAGTGGCGGCCCGAGCCCTTGGCCAGGCTGTGCAGTCCGGACGACACGGCGGCGAGGTGCTCGGCGTCCTCGCGTCGCAGGCCCGTGCTCGCCCCGGTCACCAATCCGTCGTTGGACAGGACCAACGCGTGCCGCACGTGTTCGACGCGTGCGGTCAGGTCGTCCAGCAGCCAGCCCAGTCCCTGGTTCTGCACCATGATCCGATCTCCCCGTGTCTCCCCGTACGCGTTGCCTCCCCCTGGCCGGGGGATCCGTCCGCCAGCCTTCACCACGCCCGTGCTCCGGGCAAGGAGGATGGGGGCATGGCACAGAAGATGACCGATGAGGAATGGCGGGCGTTCGTCTCGGACGGCACCCGCACCGGAAAACTCTCGACCGTCCGGGCCGACGGCAGCCCGCACGTCGCACCCATCTGGTTCCTGCTGGACGGGGACGACCTGGTGTTCAACACCGGCAAGGACACCGTGAAGGGGCGCAATCTGGTCCGTGACGGCCGCATCGCCCTGTGTGTGGACGACGACCGGCCGCCCTTCCACTTCGTGGTGCTGCAGGGGCGTGCGCGCATCTCGGAGGACCTCGGCGAACTGCGGCACTGGGCCGCGCGCATCGGCGCCCGGTACATGGGTGAGGAGCGCGCCGAGGAGTTCGGGGCACGCAACGGTGTCCCGGGCGAACTGCTCGTCCGGGTGACCGTGGACAAGATCCTGGCCCAGAAGTCGGTGGCCGGCTGAGAGCCCCCTGCCCGGGGGAAGCGGTCCGGTCAGCGGACGGAGTCGAGGAGCCGGGCGGTGTGCATCCGTCCGGCGTACTCGACGAGCCTGATCAGCACCTCCTTCCCCGAGTCGCGGTCCCGGGCGTCGCACAGCACCACGGGTGTTCCCGGATCGAGGTCGAGGGCGCGCAGGACGCTGTGCTCGTCGTGGCGGCGTGCTCCCGTGAAGCAGTTCACGGCCACCACGAACGGGATGTGCCGGTGTTCGAAGTAGTCCACCGCCGGGAAGCAGTCCGCCAGGCGTCGGGTGTCCGCGAGGACGACGGCGCCGAGCGCCCCCTGCGCCAGTTCGTCCCAGAGAAACCAGAACCGGTCCTGCCCCGGTGTGCCGAAGAGGTAGAGCGAGAGTCCGGACCGGATGGTGATGCGTCCGAAGTCCATGGCGACGGTCGTGGTGACCTTCCGGTCGATGCCGCCGGTGTCGTCCACCAGCCGACCGGCCTCGCTGAGCAGTTCCTCCGTGCGCAGCGGCCTGATCTCGCTGACGGCGCCCACCAGGGTGGTCTTGCCCACGCCGAAACCTCCGGCGACCAGGATCTTCAACGCCAGCGCGGTCGTGTCGCCGTCCGTGGCGTCGGAGCGTTCGGAGGCCATCGATCACTTCTCTCGGTGCGGGTGGTCGTGCACGTGCGTGCCGGTCATGGTCGTTCGTTCGGCCTTCCCTACAGAGCGCGCAGTCCGTCGATCACTTCGCGCAGAATCCGTTCGTCCGGCAACTGCGCCGGTGGCACGGGACGGCTGACGGTCACGCACCCCAGTTCCGCCAGGTCGCCGAGGAGTACCCTGACGACGCCCACCGGCAGGTCCGCGTCGGCGGCGAGTTCGGCCACCGACTGGGTCTCCGTGCGGCACAGGTCGATCAGCGTGCGGTGTTCCGGTCCCAGCACGGTGTCGTCCACGTCCGGTGCGCCGACTGCGTGTGTGACGAGGGCGATCAGGTCGAACCGCACCCCCGTGGGCCCCGGCCGGGTGCGGCCACCGGTCATCGCGTAGGGGCGGACGAGGGGTCCGGCCTCGTTGTCGTACCACTGGCTGCCCGGTCCTTCCCGGCCGCCGTCCGTGATGTCGTCGGTCATCCCTGGGGCCCTTCCGGGTCATGCGCCGAAGGGTGGTCGTGCGGCGGCACGTGGCGCGGTGTGCAGGTGCTCGCCGACGCGTCTCACCAGCCGTGCCATCTCGTAGGCCACGAGACCGATGTCCGCGGTCACGGCGGTGAGGACGGCGAGGCAGGAGCCGTCCCCCGCCGCGGCCACGAACAGGAACCCGTCGTCCATTTCGACCATGGTCCGGTGCACGCCCCCGGCGCCGAAGTGCCGGCCCGCCCCCTTGGCCAGGCTGTGGAAGCCGGAGGCGACGGCGGCGAGGTGTTCGGCGTCTTCGCGGCCGAGTCCGTGCGACGCGCCCACGGCGAGTCCGTCGTTCGACAGCACCACGGCGTGCCGCACCTCGTGTACGCGTCCGACGAGGTCGTCCAGGAGCCAGTCGAGTTCGCGGGCCCGCCGGGCGGTTCCCGTGCCGGGATTCTGGATCATGCGGGGTCTCCTTCGGTGCTGTCGCCGGGCGGCGGCTCCGGCGGTGCGGGGTGGCCGGGGCGACGGCCACCGCCGCGCGACCAGCCGTCGCGGTAGGCGGTCATACGGTCCCGGACGGCCTCGGGGGTGCGTTGTTCGTCGTCGTGCGCTGGGCCGGGCCGGGTCGGCTCAGGGGGTCTGCCGTCGCGCAGCTGGGGGGCGAGACTCGCCTGCCGTACCCGGCGGGGGAGGTCGTCGGGCTCCCCCGTCGGCCGCGGTGTGCGGGGGACGTCGCCCGTCGCGAGGGCTTCGGAGGCATCGGGGACGTCGGAGGACCGGTGGAGTCGCAGCGCGGGCGCTCCAGGGGGCCGGCCCGATGTCGTGGTGCGCGTCGCCGTTGGTGCGGCCGATGCCAGCGCCGGCCGGTCGACCGGTGCGGGCACGGATTCCTGCTGCCCCGAGGCGCCGGGCACGCGCGCGTGGAGGTGCTCCTCGGGCCGGGTCGCCTCGTGGGCCGCCCGGGGAGGAGGTGGCGCCGTTTCGCTGTGCAGGATCGCGGTGGGCAGGAGGACGACCGCGGTGGTACCGCCGTAGGGGGAGGTCTTGAGGTGCACCTTGATGTCCTGCCGGGCGGCGAGCCGGCTGACGACGAACAGACCGAGCCGGTCGCTGTCGAACAGGTCGAGTGTCTCCGACCTCGTGATGCGGTGGTTGGCCTCGTCGAGGGCGCCCCTGCCCATGCCGAGGCCGCGGTCCTCGACCTCGATCGCGTAGCCGTTGCCGACCGGTTCACCGGTGACCCGTACGCGTGTGTGGGGTGGGGAGAACTGGGCCGCGTTCTCGATGATCTCGGCCAGGAGGTGGGTGACGTCGGCGACGGCCGCGCCCTGCACGGACGCCTCGGGGAGCTGCCGTACCTCCACGCGTGCGTAGTCCTCGACTTCGGAGACGGCGGCACGGACCACGTCGGTCAGGGACACCGGCCTGCGCCAGGCCCGTCCGGGCGCCGCACCGGAGAGGATGATCAGGCTTTCGGCGTGGCGCCGCATGCGGGTGGTGAGGTGGTCGAGCCGGAAGAGGTCGCTGAGTTCGTTCGGGTCGTCGGAGCGGCGTTCCATGCTGTCCAGGAGGCTCAGTTGGCGGTGGACGAGGATCTGGCTGCGGCGGGCGAGGTTGACGAAGACCCCGGCGATGCCGCCGGCGAGTTCGGCACGTTCCACCGCGGCGCGCAGGGCGGCCCGGTGCACGCTGCCCAGGGCCTCGGCGACCTGACCGGCCTCGTCCTCGGCGGGAGGCTGCGCCGGTGCCTCGGTCCGGATGTCTATCGGGTCCCCGGCGCGCAGCCTGCGCATCGCCTCGGGGAGCTTGTGCCGGGCGATCTCCAGGGCGCTGTTGCGCAGACTCACCAGCTCGACCACCAGACCGCGGCCGATGCGGACGGAGATGACCAGCGACGCGACGACGGCGAGGAGTCCGAACAGGACCGCGGCCCCGGCCGGAGTGAGCACTCCGCGGGTGAACGGGTCGGCCCGGTCGGCGACCGAACGTCCGGCGTCCCGCTCGATGGCCCGCATGCCGTCACGCACGCGCGCGTGCGCCCCGTCCCAGGCGGTCCGGGATGCCGTGGCCTCGGCCGGCCGGCCCGGTGATCCGCTGTCGAGCAGCCGGTCCTCCGCCGCGCCCACGGTCAGGTAGGCACCGCTGCCCGCCAGATCCCGCCAGGCGGTGCGCTCGGAGCCGCCCAGATCGGCGACGGAGGACTCGGTCAGCGTCCGGCGCGTGGCGACGGCTCCGGTGAACAGGCGCAGCCGCTCACCGGCGAGTCCGTCGGCCGGGCGGACACCGCCCAGCAGGGCGTCCTCCTGGGCCAGTGCCTCGCCCGCGCGGGCGAATTCGACCAGCACGCGCGCGTCGGATCCCGGATCGGCGTCCTGGACGCCGCTCAGCGCGCCACCCACGTGAAAGGCGGCCGAGATGGCCACCGTGTAGCTGCGGTAGGTCTCCTCCCAGCCCGCCCGGTGGTCGAGGACGGCGGTACGCAGCGACGCCAGCCGTTCGGCGCCGGTGACGAACGCCTCGAGCCGCCGGGCCACTCCGGCAGGCAGTTCCTCGCTGTCGGCCACGGTGTGGCGGTCGCCGAGCCGCAGCTGTCCCACCGCGCGGTCGGTGCGCGCGATCAGGTCCCGGAAGTCGGCACCCGGCACCGACGACGGGTCGGTGGCGTGGCGCACGGCGGCGAGCCGCTCGGCCTGCAGAGCGGCGACGGCGGTACTGACGGGGGCCCGGACACGGGCGTCCACACGCTGGACCTGCCGCAGCCGGGAGACGTCCTGGGCGGTGGTGACGGTGGCGTACGCCCACAGGGCCAGCAGGGAGACGACGGGCACCATCAGGAGGCAGATGATCCGGGCGCGCACGGTGCGGGGCTGCATGCGCCCGCGCCACGCGCGCGCGGCGGGCGGGTCGGGTGCCTCGCCCGCGGGCTCCGCCGGGCGCTCGTCGGCGGGTGGTCCGGCGTGCGCACGACGGCCGCGCACGGACGGCTGGGCCGAGGTCTCGGCGCCGGCTTCGGGCGTGGGGCGGGCGGGGGTGGTACGGGGTGGACGCATGGCCTCCTCGCTCGGGACGGTGTGCGGTGCGTTGTGGCCGGGCCCTGACGCCCGGTCCGCCGTTACGGGGCGGTACTCCCGACGGGTTGCTGCCGGGCCGAGGCGGACGCCTCGCGCTCCCGGGCCGTCGGCGACAGCGCGACGAAGGCCGACGTCAAGAAGAGGTAGGACCCTAGGCCGACGGCGAGGGGGAAGATGAACTGCATCGCCGTGGCCCCCGGCAGCGCCTCACCGGAGGGCGTGACACGCACGCTCACCGCGAACATGCCGGTGTAGTGCATGCTGCTCACCGCCGCCCCCATGATCAACGAGGCGAGGGTGACGGCGAGGGGCGACCGGGTGTTCAGCGCCGCCCACAGGGCCGCTGTGGCGGCCGCGACGGCGATGAGCACCGAGAGTCCGACGCGTCCCGGGTCGTAGCTCACCTCGCCGTGCAGGCGCATGGCCGCCATGCCGAGATAGTGCATGCTCGCGACGCCGATTCCGGTGGTGAGTCCGCCGAGCAGGAGTGCCCGCGCCCGGTTGCGGCCGTAGCCGACGGCGAAGACGCCGGCACAGACGACGAGCACCGCGACGAGCAGACTCACGAGGGTGAGCGGTACGTCGTAACGGATGTCCGTGCCGCTGACCCGGAAGCCGAGCATGGCGACGAAGTGCATCGTCCAGATACCCGTGCCGATCGCCGAGGCCGCGGTCAGGAGCCAGTTGCGGCGCGTGCGCCCGGTGGCGGCCAGGGCGCGCACGGTGCAGCGCAGCCCGAGAGCGGCGCCGGTACAGGCCATCGCGTACGACAGCGCGGGGGTCAGCCAGCCGAGGGCGGCGTGGTCCAGGTGTCCCATGGCCCCGGGACGCTAGTCCCGATCGGGGCGCACAACGGGGGCGCATTTCGAAAGGTGTTGCTATCTGACACAGAGGGGAGATGGAACGATCGCGTCACGCTCGAACATGTGCGCTGCGGCGTCTTCTGTGCTCTTGAGGGATCATGCGACGCATGAGCGACGACCACACGCACATCCAGGAATTCTTCGGTTCCCGTGCCGCCGACTGGGACCGCCGGTTCCCGGACGACGGCCCGGCCTACACCGCCGCGGTCGCCGGACTGGGGCTGCGTGAGGGCGACCGGGTGCTCGATGCCGGATGCGGCACCGGTCGGGCCCTGCCCCCGTTGCGTGCGGCCGTGGGGCCGTCGGGGCTGGTCGTCGGGGCCGATCTGACACCTGCCATGCTCCAGGCCGCCGTAGGGGCGGGGAGGGACCGTGACGGGCGCCTGCTGCTGACCGACGTGGCCGCGTTGCCCCTGCGTTCCCGGACGCTCGACGCGGTCTTCGCGGCGGGTCTCGTCGCGCACCTTCCGGATCCGGCCGGAAATCTGCGGGAGTTGGCGCGCGTAGTGCGTCCCGGCGGTGTGCTGGCGCTGTTCCACCCGATCGGCCGGGCGGCGCTCGCGGCACGTCAGGGACGGCGGCTCACGCCGGACGACCTTCGTGCCGAGGCCAATCTCCGGCCGCTGCTGGCCGGTTCCGGGTGGGAGATGACGACGTACGTCGACGAGGACGCCCGGTTCCTGGCCCTGGCGACCCGCGCGGGCTGAGTCAGTCCAGCCGGGCGACCGCCGCCGCGAACGCGTCGGGACGGTCGAACATGACGTTGTGCCCGGCACCAGCCACGGTCGTCACGCGCACGCCCGTCGCCTCCAGAGCCTCCCGGCCCTCCAGTCCGCCGCTGAGTTCGCCCTGAAGGTAGACACGCTCCACCTCGAGCTCCCCGAG from Streptomyces sp. CB09001 includes the following:
- a CDS encoding DEAD/DEAH box helicase — protein: MTLIDQLPRTADPDALYEAFEAWAQERGLTLYPHQEEALIEVVSGANVIVSTPTGSGKSMIAAGAHFAALARDEVTFYTAPIKALVSEKFFELCKIFGTENVGMLTGDASVNSDAPVICCTAEVLASIALRDGRHADIGQVVMDEFHFYAEPDRGWAWQIPLLELPQAQFVLMSATLGDVSFFEKDLARRTGRPTAVVRSATRPVPLSYEFRYTPLTETLTDLLAARQAPVYIVHFTQAQAVERAQALMSINMCTREEKERIAELIGNFRFTTKFGRNLSRYVRHGIGVHHAGMLPKYRRLVEKLAQAGLLKVICGTDTLGVGVNVPIRTVLFTALTKYDGTRVRTLRAREFHQIAGRAGRAGFDTEGFVVAQAPEHVVENEKALAKAGDDPKKRRKVVRKKAPEGFVAWSESTFDKLIGSEPEPLTSRFRVTHTMLLSVIARPGDAFSAMRHLLEDNHEPRRQQLRHIRRAIAIYRSLLDGGIVEKLDQPDAEGRIVRLTVDLQQDFALNQPLSTFALAAFELLDPESPSYALDMVSVVESTLDDPRQILAAQQNKARGEAVAAMKADGVEYEERMERLQDITYPKPLEELLFHAYDTYRRSHPWVGDHPLSPKSVIRDMYERALTFTELVSHYELARTEGIVLRYLASAYKALDHTVPDDLKSEDLQDLIEWLGEMVRQVDSSLLDEWEQLANPEEMTAEEAQEKADQVRPVTANARAFRVLVRNAMFRRVELAALDQVGELGEMDADAGWDADAWGEAMDKYWDEYDDLGTGPDARGPKLLIIEEEPQNGLWRVRQIFDDPNDDHDWGVSAEVDLTASDAEGRAVVRVTDVGQL
- a CDS encoding acyl-CoA thioesterase II, which produces MTNPAESLVALLDLEQIEVNIFRGRSPEESLQRVFGGQVAGQALVAAGRTTDGDRPVHSLHAYFLRPGRPGVPIVYQVERDRDGRSFTTRRVTAVQQGRTIFTLTASFHKPEQGSFEHQLPPAREVPDPESLPTVADEVREHLGALPEQLERMARRQPFDIRYVDRLRWSAEDVEGAEPRSAVWMRAVGPLGDDPLVHTCALTYASDMTLLDAVRIPVEPLWGPRGFDMASLDHAMWFHRPFRADEWFLYDQESPIATGGRGLARGRIYDREGRMLVSVVQEGLFRAL
- a CDS encoding DUF6397 family protein codes for the protein MSGNTITHNVAAAGEQTGTTRGAAVTCHRAARELGLRRSEFDLAVHLGRVRTVPDDGGGGRRVPRDEIDRIRAADGFPEVLRAAVHTVGTTEGAALMDVTTARFTRLARLGLLVPVKFYVNRYRAVVWLYPAEELRQFRADERNTALLTGRTPEGLRDQLGEGLDLRPRNWRGRHLGFLLRQADDPWARAAAVASLLDAAEIADVVTDPYERTHLRRFRPALPTHGSPGSPAAQLAEEIVTAGDPDEIDWLRSDLAAALDTARRHLPAPRTAGHVAPHPPGPESPPREPAAPVPPEAENAAPRAAKRPGRLSGLFGRLWRRDS
- a CDS encoding roadblock/LC7 domain-containing protein, which gives rise to MVQNQGLGWLLDDLTARVEHVRHALVLSNDGLVTGASTGLRREDAEHLAAVSSGLHSLAKGSGRHFGAGQVRQTMVEFDDAVLFVTAAGSGSCLCVLSGAEVDIGQIAYEMTLLVNRVGEHLDVDARQPGRISPTEP
- a CDS encoding PPOX class F420-dependent oxidoreductase, encoding MAQKMTDEEWRAFVSDGTRTGKLSTVRADGSPHVAPIWFLLDGDDLVFNTGKDTVKGRNLVRDGRIALCVDDDRPPFHFVVLQGRARISEDLGELRHWAARIGARYMGEERAEEFGARNGVPGELLVRVTVDKILAQKSVAG
- a CDS encoding ATP/GTP-binding protein — its product is MASERSDATDGDTTALALKILVAGGFGVGKTTLVGAVSEIRPLRTEELLSEAGRLVDDTGGIDRKVTTTVAMDFGRITIRSGLSLYLFGTPGQDRFWFLWDELAQGALGAVVLADTRRLADCFPAVDYFEHRHIPFVVAVNCFTGARRHDEHSVLRALDLDPGTPVVLCDARDRDSGKEVLIRLVEYAGRMHTARLLDSVR
- a CDS encoding DUF742 domain-containing protein; the encoded protein is MTDDITDGGREGPGSQWYDNEAGPLVRPYAMTGGRTRPGPTGVRFDLIALVTHAVGAPDVDDTVLGPEHRTLIDLCRTETQSVAELAADADLPVGVVRVLLGDLAELGCVTVSRPVPPAQLPDERILREVIDGLRAL
- a CDS encoding roadblock/LC7 domain-containing protein, with translation MIQNPGTGTARRARELDWLLDDLVGRVHEVRHAVVLSNDGLAVGASHGLGREDAEHLAAVASGFHSLAKGAGRHFGAGGVHRTMVEMDDGFLFVAAAGDGSCLAVLTAVTADIGLVAYEMARLVRRVGEHLHTAPRAAARPPFGA
- a CDS encoding nitrate- and nitrite sensing domain-containing protein, giving the protein MRPPRTTPARPTPEAGAETSAQPSVRGRRAHAGPPADERPAEPAGEAPDPPAARAWRGRMQPRTVRARIICLLMVPVVSLLALWAYATVTTAQDVSRLRQVQRVDARVRAPVSTAVAALQAERLAAVRHATDPSSVPGADFRDLIARTDRAVGQLRLGDRHTVADSEELPAGVARRLEAFVTGAERLASLRTAVLDHRAGWEETYRSYTVAISAAFHVGGALSGVQDADPGSDARVLVEFARAGEALAQEDALLGGVRPADGLAGERLRLFTGAVATRRTLTESSVADLGGSERTAWRDLAGSGAYLTVGAAEDRLLDSGSPGRPAEATASRTAWDGAHARVRDGMRAIERDAGRSVADRADPFTRGVLTPAGAAVLFGLLAVVASLVISVRIGRGLVVELVSLRNSALEIARHKLPEAMRRLRAGDPIDIRTEAPAQPPAEDEAGQVAEALGSVHRAALRAAVERAELAGGIAGVFVNLARRSQILVHRQLSLLDSMERRSDDPNELSDLFRLDHLTTRMRRHAESLIILSGAAPGRAWRRPVSLTDVVRAAVSEVEDYARVEVRQLPEASVQGAAVADVTHLLAEIIENAAQFSPPHTRVRVTGEPVGNGYAIEVEDRGLGMGRGALDEANHRITRSETLDLFDSDRLGLFVVSRLAARQDIKVHLKTSPYGGTTAVVLLPTAILHSETAPPPPRAAHEATRPEEHLHARVPGASGQQESVPAPVDRPALASAAPTATRTTTSGRPPGAPALRLHRSSDVPDASEALATGDVPRTPRPTGEPDDLPRRVRQASLAPQLRDGRPPEPTRPGPAHDDEQRTPEAVRDRMTAYRDGWSRGGGRRPGHPAPPEPPPGDSTEGDPA
- a CDS encoding MHYT domain-containing protein is translated as MGHLDHAALGWLTPALSYAMACTGAALGLRCTVRALAATGRTRRNWLLTAASAIGTGIWTMHFVAMLGFRVSGTDIRYDVPLTLVSLLVAVLVVCAGVFAVGYGRNRARALLLGGLTTGIGVASMHYLGMAAMRLHGEVSYDPGRVGLSVLIAVAAATAALWAALNTRSPLAVTLASLIMGAAVSSMHYTGMFAVSVRVTPSGEALPGATAMQFIFPLAVGLGSYLFLTSAFVALSPTAREREASASARQQPVGSTAP